The genomic stretch TCTAATGGAGAAGTCTGGGGAAGTTTAAGTATTGTCAGACATCAATCCCTTCCCTGGTCAGAAACTGATGTTGAGTTAGCGGTAGTTGTCACTGATCAATTAGCGATCGCAATTGGACAATCTCAACTGTATCAACAACTGCACCAAGTCAATCATGAATTAGAACGTCTTGCTAATTTAGATGGGTTAACCCAAGTCCCCAATCGTCGTAGGTTTGATCGAGTTTTAGAACAAGAATGGCTAAGATTGCGACGAGAAAAACTGCCTTTATCCTTAATTTTAGCAGACATCGATTATTTTAAATTATATAATGATACCTATGGTCATTTATGCGGGGATGATTGTTTAAAGCAAGTCGCACAAACCATTCATGAAACCCTTAAACGTCCTGCGGATTTAGTCGCCCGTTATGGAGGAGAAGAATTTGCGATTATTCTTCCCAATACTTCCTTAGCGGGATCAATACAAGTGGCTGAACAAATCCGACAAGCGGTTTATAATTTACAATTACCCCATGTCGCCTCCCCTGACAAACAAGTGATCACCCTGAGTTTAGGAGTGAGTAGTTTAATTCCCCCCATCGATGGAGAACCCCAAATTTTAATTCAAAAAGCAGATCAAGCTTTATATAAAGCCAAAAATCTCGGAAAAAATATTGTGTGTGAGCTTTGAGACTCAGGAGATATCGCAAACGGATTAGATGGGTGTCCCAAATTTCAAATTCAAAGCAACCCGGAATCAGGTCAATACTTTAGTCTGTTTTATCAACAGTTGAAATTAGGGCAACTCCTGAAATAAAAGTTTTATAAAGATTAATTGTTTTTTGGAAAATAATACATAAAATAAAGATAAGGTGGAGGTTTGTTTTTGATTCTGACTCAATAAAAAACAAATTTATCATTTTTCAACCCAAATCCAGAGGGGCAAGTCTTATGATAAATAAACAGCCATCATTGGCATCCAATTTAACTCAACGAGCCGAAACCCTAAAAGGTTTTTCTCAACAGATGAGTTTAGGGATTAGCATTTTAGGATTTTTGGGATTGCTGAGTTGGATGGGGCAACAAGTTTTTGCTGATTCGATTTTATTCCATCTGATTCCCTTAAATATTTATACCACAATCAGTTTAACCCTGAGTGGATTAAGCTTATGGTTCTGGCATTATAACAACCGAAATTTCTCCGAATCCCAGATCCCCAAAAATCTAAAATCAGCCCTGAAAATAGGAGAATTGAGCATCATTTTTATGGCTCTATTTACCCTCCTATATCATCTGTATGATCACATCTCCCTTTCCCTATTTCCAGCCTTTTTCAGTGGCTCTCTTCTAGTGCCAATGCAGATGAATACCGCTTTCGCATTTCTGATGCTGGGCGTGGCGTTGCTGCTTTTAAACCGCACTCATCCTCCTGATTTTTTCATTGAAATTTTGGTGATGGGGGCTGGATTTATCATGGTTTTAGGACTATTAACCCCGATTTACAATTACATTTATTTTGAACCCGAATTCACCCCAGAAATCCGATGGCAAACTGCAATTCTTGTGCTATTGCTGTGTAGTAGCCTATTAAGTGCTCGCCCCCATCGAGGATTAATGTTGATTCTCCTGGGGGACAGTATGGGTAGCCATCTGGCCCGTCAACTCTTACCTGGGATACTCTTGTTACCCCCAATTTTAGGGGGTTTGGGACTATGGGGGGTACAGAAAGCCCTCTATAACGAACCTATGGCGCTCGCCATCAGTACGACCCTAGATATGGTGATGTTATTAGGACTGGTGAGTTGGAATGCTAACACCCTCAACCAAATTGATCTGCGTCGGCGATATGCCGAAGTTAGCCTTCAAGAAACTAATTTACAACTCGAAAACCGAGTTGAAGAACGCACTCAACAACTGCGTGAAAGTGAAGAACAATTTCGACAATTAGCAGAAAATATTCGAGAAATCTTTTTTATTAATACCTTTAATCATACTCAACTCATTTATATTAGTCCCACATACCCAGAAATTTTTGGTCGTTCCTGTGAGAGTCTTTATCAAAATCCGAATTCTTGGTTTGATGCAATTCATCCCGATGATCGGAACCAGGTTAAAGTTGCTTTACAACAGCAAACCCAAGGGGAACCATTTTATCAAGAATACCGGATTATTCGCCCCGATGGTTCTCTGCGTTGGGTATTATCCCGCACGTTTTTTATTCGCAATAAGGCCGGAGAATATTACCGAATTGTCGGACTGGTGGAAGATATTACCCAACGTAAACAAGCAGAACTAGACTTACAACAAGCGAAAGTTAACTTAGAAACCCAAGTTTATGAACGGACTGCTGAGTTACAAACTTGGAAACAACGTTATGAAATCGCCGTTGAAGTCAGTGGTCAATTGTTATATGAATATGATTTATTAACTCAACAGCATACCTGGGGAAACAATGCCAAAACCTTATTAGGCTACGATGTTGCAGAAATGCCCCTGACCCTTGAAGGTTTTTTAAGTTTAATTCATCCTGATGATCGAGAAACCTGGCGACAAGAAACTCAAAAGATGTTGCAGAAAAACTCGCTTCGATTTCAATCTCAATATCGCTTACTCAACAAAAAAGGAGCTTATATTTGGATAGAAGATCAATGTTATTTGGCGACAATCAATGGAAATTATCGAACAAAACTTATTGGTTTTTTACGAGATATTAGTGAACAGAAAAGAATCGAAATTACCCAGTCTCAAATGGCTGCAATTATTGAATTCTCAGATGATGCGATTATTAGTAAAACCTTAGATGGGATGGTAATCAGTTGGAATATTGGGGCTGAACGGTTGTTTGGATATACAGCGACAGAAATGATGGGTCAATCGATCTCAATTTTATTACCCCCAGAACGTTTGTCTGAAGAAGCTGAAATTTTAGAACGACTGCTTCACGGTGAACGAATTCAACATTTTGAAACCGTCCGAACCCGAAAAGATGGCAGCTTAGTCCCTATTTCTTTAACAATTTCTCCGGTTAAAAATACCAAGGGAGAGATGATTGGAGTATCTAAAATTGCGCGAGATATTAGTGAACGTAAACGCATAGAAGCGGATTGGCGAGAAAGTGAAGAACGATTTCGCAGTGCCTTTGAAAATGCTTCGATTGGGATGGCAATTGTCAGTTTAAAAGGCCAGTGGATCAGGGTTAATCAAGCTTTATGTGAAATGCTGGGATATACTCAGGCAGAATTATTAAATTTAACCTTTCAAGACATTACCCATCCTGATGACTTAGAGAAAGATTGGGAAAATTATCATAATTTATTAAATCAAGTTATTCAAAATTATCAAAGTGAAAAACGATATCTTCATAAACAAGGACAGATCATTTGGGTCTTATTGAATAGTACATTAGTTCGAGATATTCAAGGAAATCCTTTATATTTTCTGGCTCAAATTCAAGATATTACTCAACGCAAACAACTTGAACAAGAATTACTGCAAAAACAACAATTATTAGATGCCTTTATTACCAGTGCGCCTGTGGGAATGACCGTTCTGGATGATCAACTGAAATTTGCTTTTATTAATCAAGCCCTTGCAGAAATCAATGGAATTTCAGTAGAAGAGCATATTGGTAAAACCCCTTGGGATATTGTACCGGATTTAGCCATTAAACAAGAAAAAATCTTTCACGAAGTTTTAAATGAAGGGAGAACCATTCTTTCCATTGAAATTTCAGGAGAAACCCTTAAACAACCCGGAGTTAATCGCACTTGGTTAGTTTCTTACTTTCCCATTCGTTCTCAATCTCAGAAACCCATTGCTATCGGAATTGTTGTGGCTGAAATTACCGACCGTAAACAAGCAGAAGCTGCCTTGCGCGATAGTGAAGCTCGTTTCCGAGCCATTTTTAACCAAACCTTCCAATTAATGGGACTGTTAACCTGTGAAGGCATGATTTTAGAAATTAATCAAACCGCCTTAGATTTTGCCGATTTACAGCATCAAGATATCGTGAATCAACCGTTTTGGAAAGGACACTGGTGGACAGTTTCTCCCCAAACTCAAGCCCAACTTCAGGATGCGATTCATCGAGCGGCTCAAGGGGAATTTATTCACTATGAAGTTGAAATTTATAGCCACAATTATCAACTGAAAACCCTGGATTTTTCTCTGCGTCCGTTATTTAATGAAACCGGAGAAGTCAAGCTTTTAATTGCTGAAGGACGAGATATTACCGAACAACAAACCTTACAACTGGAATTAGCCCAACGAGAATCCTGGTTAGATGCTTTTTTTGCTTGTGCTCCGGCTGGATTATTAATTTTAGATAATCAAAAACGATTTATTAAAGTTAACGATTCCATTGCTCGAATGCACCGAATTCCCGCTAAAGATCATATTGGTCAATCCATTCAAGATGTGTCTTGCGACTATACAGCCATTTTAGAATTTGTTGGCGATGAAGTTTTAAGCAAAGGAAACCCGATTTTAGATTTAGAAATTAGTGGCGAATCTAGTTATCCGGGGATTAGAAGTTATTGGATGGCATCGTTTTTCCCCCTATCAACGGATGTTCAAGGCTGTCCTTCCGGGGTGGGTGGGGTGTTCTTAGATATTACTGAACGCAAGCGAGTCGAATTAGAATTACGGTCTGTGAGTGAACGATTGCAATATTTACTAACGGTGAGTCCCGCCGTGATTTTTAGTTGTCAACCCCAAGCAGATTATGACATTACCTTTATGAGTGATAATGTTCGCAGTTTATTGGGATATTATGCGCCAGAATTTATTAAAAATTCTGGGTTTTGGTTAAGTCATGTTCATCCTGAAGATATTAAATTATTACGCTCAGGATTACAGCATATTTTAAAACGAGATGTTTTTAGTTATGAATATCGATTTTTACACGCTGATCACACCTATCGTTGGTTAGATATGCAAATGCGATTAGTTCGAGATTCTAAAGGACAACCTTTAGAAATTGTAGGATACTGGGTTAATATTACTGATCGCAAAAAAGCTCAAGCTGAACTCCAAATTACTCAAAGACGATTACAAACGGTGATTGAAACCATTGGAAATGGCATCACGTTAAGCAATAATCAAGGAGAATTTTTAATTTTTAATTCTCAAATGGAAAGCATCACTGGATATGGCTTAGAAGATACTCAAAGCCACCCCGATTTTATGAAGTTGCTATATCCTGATACTAAGGCTTATCAACAGGCGGGAGAACGTTTACAACAGGTGATTCATGAAGGCGCATTACATAATATTGAAACAACGATTATTACTAAATTAGGGGATACTAAAACTCTCTTGGTTTCAACAGTATTATTAGAAGATGAACGAGGAGAATTATTTTTAACGGTTTATCAAGATATTACCGAACGCAAACGCACAGAAGCTGCATTACAAGAAGTTAATGATTTATTACAAGCCACTATTCTAGCTGCTCCCGTTGCTATTGATGTGATTGATAAAAATGGGAAAGTCTTGGTGTGGAATCCAGCCGCAGAACGAATTTTTG from Planktothrix tepida PCC 9214 encodes the following:
- a CDS encoding PAS domain S-box protein codes for the protein MINKQPSLASNLTQRAETLKGFSQQMSLGISILGFLGLLSWMGQQVFADSILFHLIPLNIYTTISLTLSGLSLWFWHYNNRNFSESQIPKNLKSALKIGELSIIFMALFTLLYHLYDHISLSLFPAFFSGSLLVPMQMNTAFAFLMLGVALLLLNRTHPPDFFIEILVMGAGFIMVLGLLTPIYNYIYFEPEFTPEIRWQTAILVLLLCSSLLSARPHRGLMLILLGDSMGSHLARQLLPGILLLPPILGGLGLWGVQKALYNEPMALAISTTLDMVMLLGLVSWNANTLNQIDLRRRYAEVSLQETNLQLENRVEERTQQLRESEEQFRQLAENIREIFFINTFNHTQLIYISPTYPEIFGRSCESLYQNPNSWFDAIHPDDRNQVKVALQQQTQGEPFYQEYRIIRPDGSLRWVLSRTFFIRNKAGEYYRIVGLVEDITQRKQAELDLQQAKVNLETQVYERTAELQTWKQRYEIAVEVSGQLLYEYDLLTQQHTWGNNAKTLLGYDVAEMPLTLEGFLSLIHPDDRETWRQETQKMLQKNSLRFQSQYRLLNKKGAYIWIEDQCYLATINGNYRTKLIGFLRDISEQKRIEITQSQMAAIIEFSDDAIISKTLDGMVISWNIGAERLFGYTATEMMGQSISILLPPERLSEEAEILERLLHGERIQHFETVRTRKDGSLVPISLTISPVKNTKGEMIGVSKIARDISERKRIEADWRESEERFRSAFENASIGMAIVSLKGQWIRVNQALCEMLGYTQAELLNLTFQDITHPDDLEKDWENYHNLLNQVIQNYQSEKRYLHKQGQIIWVLLNSTLVRDIQGNPLYFLAQIQDITQRKQLEQELLQKQQLLDAFITSAPVGMTVLDDQLKFAFINQALAEINGISVEEHIGKTPWDIVPDLAIKQEKIFHEVLNEGRTILSIEISGETLKQPGVNRTWLVSYFPIRSQSQKPIAIGIVVAEITDRKQAEAALRDSEARFRAIFNQTFQLMGLLTCEGMILEINQTALDFADLQHQDIVNQPFWKGHWWTVSPQTQAQLQDAIHRAAQGEFIHYEVEIYSHNYQLKTLDFSLRPLFNETGEVKLLIAEGRDITEQQTLQLELAQRESWLDAFFACAPAGLLILDNQKRFIKVNDSIARMHRIPAKDHIGQSIQDVSCDYTAILEFVGDEVLSKGNPILDLEISGESSYPGIRSYWMASFFPLSTDVQGCPSGVGGVFLDITERKRVELELRSVSERLQYLLTVSPAVIFSCQPQADYDITFMSDNVRSLLGYYAPEFIKNSGFWLSHVHPEDIKLLRSGLQHILKRDVFSYEYRFLHADHTYRWLDMQMRLVRDSKGQPLEIVGYWVNITDRKKAQAELQITQRRLQTVIETIGNGITLSNNQGEFLIFNSQMESITGYGLEDTQSHPDFMKLLYPDTKAYQQAGERLQQVIHEGALHNIETTIITKLGDTKTLLVSTVLLEDERGELFLTVYQDITERKRTEAALQEVNDLLQATILAAPVAIDVIDKNGKVLVWNPAAERIFGWSFQEVIGQSLPMIPNDSIQEFEQFVNHTFVGDTLSQVETKRQRKDGSLVDISLSTALVRNSQGQIIAAMGICEDISERKRTEEALRRYERIVAATTDQICLIDRNYTYQLANPAYLNLYHQALEDLMGRPLINLVGQEQFEQMMKPHLERCLQGEVIHTHFWLSSATLESQFLSITYAPYYELNQNISGVVISIRNLTELKIAEEKLRQSEEALVEAQRIAHIGNWKFDVATQQMSWSEEMYRIFGLEHPYPEPNYQQYLQYVHPEDRSSVEQHIQAAIQGGISYELDYRIIRADGSIRYLEVRGEGVRDQQDNIVQLFGTALDISDRKQVELELHKAKESAEIANKAKSLFIANMSHELRTPLNAILGFAQLMSHDPIIPPYQRENLEIIRRSGDHLLHLINNVLDLSKIEAGRMTFDQSSFDLNYLILSTWEMFRLRVEAKGLKFILNIQPDVPQTVITDPNKLRQILINILGNAIKFTQKGSVSLTLNRKLETGNTLRFEIQDSGVGISPAELNNIFDAFIQSQSGKKALEGTGLGLTISQKFVELMGGSLGVQSTLGVGSTFWFEIPVQIAHKSQVQSPQISRQVLSLAPGQPNYRILVVDDQLENRQLMIKLLTQIGFEVKEAENGHEALILWQEWQPHLIWMDIRMPIMDGYEATQHIRASLQGQSTVIIALTAYASKSDLHSALSAGCNDYLSKPFQEDELFSKMAKYLNVEYVYVDPNLSSPRSPIPSDLVNPVLTSDSLLVMTPEWITNLQEAAQLCDEEEVLRLTEQIPPEHQGIAASLRALARDFQFQQIRQLTLSENPSEQSSDSSNVMAEHPEKEMG